The proteins below come from a single Asanoa ferruginea genomic window:
- a CDS encoding tetratricopeptide repeat protein: protein MSVTQVVNVESGYGYGLIGADMHVFQDRGPVYVLTRRLPAVPKEPSWLPDQPSRLLNARHRIVPFTGRESELARLTGWRSGTGLSALLLHGPGGAGKTRLAAEFADASAAVGWKVVDARHGPGSVSPPPGSQDLTLDGVAGLLMVVDYADRWPLTHLAWLLSNAVLHRAVPTRLLLLARSPYAARAIRSAIEELDGSMDVMALGPLPGDRKRMFLAARDAFAFRYGVVPETVAVPARLDEPAFALTLTVHMAALVAVDALHRGGEVADDPAGLSAHLLDREDGHWQRLYESRVDGLEFETTSAEMTRLVFTAALTGAMPYDRGVEILRTLDLPGHPDRLLADHARCYPPTDALTALEPLYPDRLAEDFLALTLPGHPAHGHHSRPWAPSTMATLVRGGAATYAGRALTFLAAAAAPGRWPHVAAHLAAVLRDAPELALSGGSGTLTVLAEVEDLDPAVLAALDPLLPARGQADLDLGIAAITRRRTDQAAASGLTGEPLARQFVTLARRYLNAGLLEPALDAALRVAPLAGEGGAVAAAGAYEQSRALSGLGRRVEAEAAVARAVDIYRDLVDQGDDAYLPRLADALHLLGRESTRPEPSRMAQALAQTEEAVAIYRRLTDAERPELAAALNSLTIRLLELGRAAEGSAAALEAVTIRRELAERDPGTFLPDLATSLNNLGNALASTGRHHEALAVSRDAVAIRRRLAETNPYAYEQALALALNNVGTRLAALGHAGEAVAVLREAEAKLRGLVESNPAANRQFLGLVLVNLAGSLPPTQPQEVVAVTAEAVEIFRGLATERPDSYLGGLSKALNNYSVALSSAGQNRAALTVIEEAVAVRRRLTRTDPSWRPELADSIENLATTLRNLGRDRPATAAEGEAAVIRAQLTGAGDPVAKARATVAAVRAGGSRADQAAALARLGSILAQTAPLDAGDPLHDATRIYRTLAAAEPDAYQPQFAAVLQAEAMTYLAVGRADPAAEVADELVTLLRPLADRAPAFHQPALARALTLLATAEGQLREYADGEQSAQAAVAHYDQLVRQAPHVFKMERKAARMLEGQLRIAPRVEAKLRKRAIRYGFGPSIMDRLGLTSGPVLFIGLILLGLVGIVVAVVVFVVTLPWTIVSLVRRVIRRARNT from the coding sequence GTGTCGGTCACCCAGGTCGTCAACGTCGAGAGTGGATACGGCTACGGCCTCATCGGCGCGGACATGCACGTGTTCCAGGACCGTGGCCCGGTCTACGTGCTCACCCGGCGGCTGCCGGCGGTCCCGAAGGAGCCGAGCTGGCTGCCCGATCAGCCCAGCCGGCTGCTCAACGCCCGCCACCGGATCGTGCCGTTCACCGGGCGGGAGAGCGAGCTGGCCCGGCTGACCGGTTGGCGCTCGGGTACGGGACTGTCCGCCCTGCTGCTGCACGGGCCGGGTGGTGCGGGCAAGACCCGGCTGGCCGCCGAGTTCGCGGACGCGAGCGCCGCCGTCGGGTGGAAGGTGGTGGACGCCCGGCACGGGCCGGGGTCGGTGAGCCCACCGCCGGGCAGCCAGGACCTGACCCTCGACGGTGTCGCCGGCCTGCTCATGGTCGTCGACTACGCCGACCGGTGGCCGCTGACCCACCTGGCCTGGCTGCTCAGCAACGCCGTGCTGCACCGGGCGGTGCCGACGCGGCTGCTCCTGCTGGCGCGTTCGCCCTACGCCGCCCGCGCGATCCGATCGGCGATCGAGGAGCTCGACGGCTCGATGGACGTCATGGCGCTCGGGCCGCTGCCGGGCGACCGGAAGCGGATGTTCCTGGCGGCCCGCGACGCGTTCGCCTTCCGCTACGGCGTCGTCCCGGAGACCGTCGCCGTGCCGGCGCGTCTCGACGAACCAGCGTTCGCCCTCACGCTGACCGTGCACATGGCCGCGCTGGTCGCGGTCGACGCCCTCCACCGGGGCGGCGAGGTGGCTGACGACCCGGCCGGGCTGTCGGCACACTTGCTCGACCGCGAAGACGGGCACTGGCAGCGCCTTTACGAATCCAGAGTAGACGGTCTGGAGTTCGAGACCACCTCGGCGGAGATGACCCGGCTGGTGTTCACCGCGGCGCTCACCGGTGCGATGCCCTACGACCGTGGTGTCGAGATCCTGCGCACGCTCGACCTCCCCGGCCACCCTGACCGCTTGTTGGCCGACCACGCCCGTTGCTACCCGCCGACCGATGCCCTCACCGCGTTGGAACCGCTGTATCCGGACCGGCTGGCCGAAGACTTCCTGGCGCTGACGCTGCCCGGCCACCCGGCCCACGGTCACCATTCCCGGCCCTGGGCGCCGTCGACCATGGCGACCCTGGTGCGGGGCGGCGCGGCGACCTACGCCGGTCGGGCGCTGACGTTCCTGGCCGCGGCGGCCGCGCCGGGGCGATGGCCGCACGTCGCCGCGCACCTCGCCGCGGTGCTGCGCGACGCGCCCGAGCTCGCACTGAGCGGTGGCAGCGGCACCCTGACCGTGCTGGCCGAGGTCGAGGATCTCGATCCGGCCGTGCTGGCGGCCCTCGACCCGCTGCTGCCCGCCCGTGGCCAGGCCGACCTCGACCTCGGCATCGCGGCGATCACCCGCCGGCGCACCGATCAGGCGGCCGCGTCGGGCCTGACCGGTGAGCCGCTCGCCCGCCAGTTCGTGACACTCGCCCGTCGCTACCTCAACGCCGGCCTGCTCGAGCCGGCCCTCGACGCCGCGCTGCGGGTCGCGCCGCTGGCCGGCGAAGGCGGTGCGGTGGCGGCCGCCGGCGCCTACGAGCAGAGCCGGGCCCTCAGCGGGCTCGGCCGCCGGGTCGAAGCCGAGGCGGCCGTCGCCCGGGCCGTCGACATCTACCGCGACCTGGTCGACCAGGGCGACGACGCCTACCTGCCGCGGCTGGCCGACGCGCTGCACCTGCTCGGCCGGGAGTCCACGAGACCGGAGCCGAGCCGGATGGCCCAGGCCCTCGCCCAGACCGAGGAGGCCGTGGCGATCTATCGGCGGCTCACCGACGCCGAGCGTCCCGAGCTGGCGGCCGCGCTCAACAGCCTCACCATCCGGCTGCTGGAGCTCGGCCGGGCAGCCGAGGGCTCGGCCGCCGCCCTGGAGGCGGTCACGATCCGGCGGGAGCTGGCCGAGCGCGATCCCGGCACGTTCCTGCCTGACCTGGCCACCTCCCTCAACAACCTGGGCAACGCGCTGGCGTCGACCGGCCGGCACCACGAGGCGCTGGCGGTCAGCCGGGATGCGGTGGCCATCCGTCGCCGGCTGGCGGAGACCAACCCCTACGCGTACGAGCAGGCCCTCGCCCTGGCTCTGAACAACGTCGGCACGCGCTTGGCGGCGCTGGGTCACGCCGGCGAGGCGGTCGCGGTGCTCCGCGAGGCCGAGGCCAAACTGCGCGGGCTGGTCGAGTCGAACCCGGCGGCCAACCGCCAGTTCCTCGGCCTGGTCCTGGTCAACCTGGCCGGCTCGCTCCCGCCGACCCAACCGCAGGAGGTTGTCGCGGTGACCGCCGAGGCCGTCGAGATCTTCCGCGGGCTGGCCACCGAGCGACCCGACAGCTACCTCGGCGGCCTGAGCAAAGCACTCAACAACTACAGCGTCGCGTTGTCGTCGGCGGGCCAGAACCGAGCGGCGCTCACGGTCATCGAGGAGGCGGTGGCGGTGCGGCGGAGGCTGACCCGCACCGACCCTTCCTGGCGGCCCGAGCTCGCGGATTCGATCGAGAATCTCGCCACCACGTTGCGGAACCTCGGCCGCGACCGCCCGGCGACCGCCGCGGAGGGGGAGGCGGCCGTGATCCGCGCGCAGCTGACCGGTGCCGGGGACCCGGTGGCGAAGGCGCGGGCCACCGTCGCCGCGGTGCGGGCCGGCGGCAGCCGGGCGGATCAGGCCGCGGCCCTGGCGCGGCTCGGGAGCATCCTGGCGCAGACCGCACCGCTGGACGCCGGTGATCCGCTGCACGACGCGACGCGCATCTACCGGACGCTGGCCGCCGCCGAGCCCGACGCCTACCAGCCGCAGTTCGCCGCCGTCCTACAGGCCGAAGCGATGACCTACCTGGCGGTGGGACGGGCCGACCCGGCCGCCGAGGTCGCCGACGAACTGGTGACCCTGCTGCGGCCGCTGGCCGACCGCGCGCCGGCCTTCCACCAACCCGCTCTCGCGCGGGCCCTGACGCTGCTGGCCACGGCGGAGGGCCAGCTCCGCGAATACGCCGACGGCGAGCAGAGCGCGCAGGCCGCCGTCGCGCACTATGACCAGCTCGTCCGGCAGGCACCCCACGTCTTCAAGATGGAGCGGAAGGCGGCCCGCATGCTGGAGGGCCAGCTCCGGATCGCACCGCGCGTGGAGGCCAAGCTGCGCAAGCGAGCCATCCGCTACGGGTTCGGGCCATCCATCATGGACCGGTTGGGGCTGACGTCCGGCCCGGTCCTGTTCATCGGCCTGATCCTGCTGGGTCTTGTGGGGATCGTGGTCGCCGTCGTGGTGTTCGTCGTCACCCTGCCGTGGACCATCGTCTCGCTGGTCCGGCGGGTGATCCGCCGGGCCCGAAACACCTAG
- a CDS encoding tetratricopeptide repeat protein, whose amino-acid sequence MNPAGAAWQPTSVRQDVRADGGFAYAVIGADLNVFADRGPTYLLRARRPAAAVPPEWLLAQPSRLLNAHHAVVGFTGRDAELAALTDWRESGPRLAARWLHAPGGQGKTRLADEFARRSAAAGWKVVDAVPGVGTILPAASQEDLRLGDAAGVLLVVDYADRWPRSDLTWLFSNALVQHAVPTRLLLVARSVVPWLSVRAALDRLQAGTSEQALRPLADDRGERERMYAAAWTSFAARYGTAQDAGSLPAGLLDKPEYGLTLAIHLAALVSVDAMVHRRPYPDSVLGLSAYLLDREREHWEKLHTSGTDFQTPPRVMGRAVFVAALTGSLPHRDGSAVLRRVDLETHPDRVLGDHAVCYPPADASEGGVLEPLYPDRLAEDFLALSLPGHALDGHPADPWASSALPEIVTGDVPYLSRAITFLAAAAGRWPSVGERHLYPLLLANPGHAVAAGGAALAGLAELPSIPVPLLEAIEAELPDTRDVDLDVGIAAVAAALAAHRLAGDPDPARRVGVQWELSILLSNAGRDREALEAAQQAVALARHLVAGDRAAFEPDLADSLATLGGALSTLGQWADGLGATTEAVELHRRLAARDPGTFGQALARGLHNLSIALAAAGAREEAVEAAEEAVAMRRRTDLPDNADHLAGALDNLRVRLIEVGRFDGALGLAEEAVAAHRDMVAANPAAFGPDLARVLSNHSVLLTKVGRHAEAVAAAEEAVAMGRGLARANKTAFEVDLATSLTNLGNALSELGERARACEATSEAVELYRELARGNAGLVANLALALSNLGKHLADVGRLEEALDATDEAVETRRQLAAENPAAHRPGLATSLDALGKRLYAAGLLREGLDASSESVEIRRGLVADHPGAFDADLATSLTNDGTLRWGLGRREEALAVTAEAIEVRRRVVTRGVDAPELAAALANFSAMLAGAGRLEEALAAATEAVALYRQQSTSYPAVAAPGLSASLANLGLVLAFVGRQTEALAATQEAVAIRRVLAAENPMAFEPELAASLTNLVADLLALNRLAEGLATAEEAVSSYRRLTGTSPGRFAGGLATALTNLCIALFAAGRAKDAHRAGTESVEIFEALARVSPGVFEADLARARGLVKDLRRKRR is encoded by the coding sequence ATGAACCCGGCGGGCGCGGCGTGGCAGCCCACCAGCGTCCGGCAGGACGTCCGTGCCGACGGTGGCTTCGCCTACGCGGTGATCGGCGCCGACCTCAACGTGTTCGCCGACCGCGGTCCGACCTATCTGCTTCGCGCGCGCCGGCCGGCTGCCGCCGTGCCACCCGAGTGGCTGCTCGCGCAGCCGAGCCGGCTGCTCAACGCCCACCACGCGGTGGTCGGCTTCACCGGTCGCGACGCCGAGTTGGCCGCGCTGACGGATTGGCGGGAGAGCGGGCCACGGTTGGCGGCCCGGTGGCTGCACGCACCGGGCGGGCAGGGCAAGACGCGGCTGGCCGACGAGTTCGCCCGGCGGTCGGCCGCGGCCGGTTGGAAGGTCGTCGACGCGGTGCCCGGTGTCGGCACGATCCTGCCGGCCGCGAGCCAGGAGGACCTGCGGCTCGGCGACGCCGCGGGAGTGCTCCTGGTCGTCGACTACGCGGACCGATGGCCCCGCTCCGACCTGACCTGGCTGTTCAGCAACGCGCTCGTGCAGCATGCCGTGCCGACCCGGCTGCTGCTGGTGGCCCGCAGCGTCGTCCCCTGGCTCTCGGTGCGGGCCGCGCTCGACCGGCTTCAGGCCGGCACCAGCGAACAGGCACTGCGGCCGCTCGCCGACGACCGGGGTGAGCGCGAACGGATGTACGCGGCCGCGTGGACCTCCTTCGCCGCCCGCTACGGGACCGCACAGGACGCCGGATCGCTGCCCGCCGGCCTGCTCGACAAGCCCGAATACGGGCTGACCCTGGCCATTCACCTCGCCGCGCTGGTCTCCGTCGACGCGATGGTGCACCGGCGGCCGTACCCCGACAGCGTTCTGGGTCTTTCCGCTTATCTCCTGGATCGGGAGCGTGAGCACTGGGAGAAGCTGCACACCAGCGGCACCGACTTCCAGACCCCGCCGCGGGTGATGGGTCGGGCGGTTTTCGTGGCGGCGCTGACCGGATCGCTGCCGCACCGCGACGGCAGCGCGGTCCTCCGCCGGGTCGATCTGGAAACCCACCCGGACCGCGTCCTCGGCGACCACGCGGTCTGCTATCCGCCCGCCGACGCGAGCGAAGGCGGCGTGCTCGAGCCCCTCTACCCTGACCGGCTCGCGGAAGACTTCCTTGCCCTGAGCCTGCCCGGCCACGCGCTCGATGGCCATCCCGCCGACCCGTGGGCGTCCTCCGCGCTCCCCGAGATCGTCACCGGCGACGTGCCCTATCTGAGCCGGGCGATCACCTTCCTGGCCGCCGCGGCCGGCCGCTGGCCCAGCGTGGGCGAACGGCATCTCTACCCGCTGCTGCTCGCCAATCCCGGCCATGCCGTCGCCGCCGGCGGTGCCGCGCTGGCGGGCCTTGCCGAGTTGCCCAGCATCCCGGTGCCGCTGCTGGAGGCCATCGAGGCCGAGCTGCCCGACACCCGCGACGTCGACCTGGACGTGGGCATCGCCGCCGTCGCCGCCGCACTCGCGGCCCACCGACTCGCCGGCGATCCGGATCCGGCGCGAAGGGTGGGCGTCCAGTGGGAGCTCAGCATCCTGCTGTCGAATGCCGGTCGGGACCGGGAAGCGTTGGAGGCGGCCCAGCAAGCGGTCGCGCTGGCTCGACATCTCGTCGCCGGCGACCGCGCGGCCTTTGAACCCGATCTCGCGGACTCGTTGGCGACGCTGGGCGGGGCGCTGTCGACGCTCGGGCAGTGGGCCGACGGGCTCGGTGCGACCACCGAGGCGGTCGAGCTCCATCGCCGGCTCGCCGCGCGCGACCCGGGCACCTTCGGGCAGGCACTGGCCAGGGGCCTGCACAACCTCAGCATCGCGCTGGCCGCGGCGGGGGCGCGGGAAGAGGCGGTCGAGGCGGCCGAGGAGGCCGTCGCGATGCGTCGGCGCACCGATCTCCCCGACAACGCCGACCATCTCGCCGGAGCGTTGGACAACCTGCGGGTACGACTGATCGAGGTCGGCCGGTTCGACGGCGCGTTGGGCCTGGCCGAGGAGGCGGTCGCCGCGCACCGGGACATGGTCGCGGCGAATCCGGCCGCCTTCGGGCCGGACCTCGCCCGGGTCCTGTCGAATCACAGCGTCCTGCTGACGAAGGTCGGGCGGCACGCGGAGGCGGTGGCCGCCGCCGAGGAAGCGGTCGCCATGGGTCGAGGGCTGGCCAGGGCCAACAAAACGGCGTTCGAGGTCGATCTGGCCACCTCGTTGACCAACCTCGGCAACGCCCTGTCCGAGCTTGGGGAACGCGCCAGGGCGTGCGAGGCGACCAGCGAGGCGGTCGAGCTCTACCGCGAACTCGCGCGTGGCAACGCCGGCCTCGTCGCCAACCTGGCGCTGGCCCTGTCCAACCTCGGGAAGCACCTGGCCGACGTCGGAAGGCTCGAGGAAGCCCTTGACGCCACCGACGAAGCCGTCGAGACGCGCCGGCAGCTGGCGGCCGAAAACCCCGCCGCCCATCGGCCGGGCCTGGCCACGTCGCTGGACGCGCTGGGCAAGCGGCTCTACGCGGCCGGGTTGCTCCGCGAGGGCCTCGACGCGTCCAGCGAGTCCGTCGAGATCCGCCGGGGACTCGTCGCGGACCATCCGGGTGCCTTCGACGCCGACCTGGCGACCTCGTTGACCAACGACGGCACCCTGCGCTGGGGGCTCGGGCGTCGCGAGGAGGCGCTGGCGGTGACGGCGGAGGCGATCGAGGTGCGCCGGCGGGTGGTGACCCGGGGCGTCGACGCCCCTGAACTCGCGGCCGCGCTGGCCAACTTCAGCGCCATGCTCGCCGGCGCTGGGCGGCTGGAGGAGGCGCTCGCCGCGGCGACCGAGGCCGTGGCGCTCTACCGGCAGCAGTCCACGAGCTATCCGGCGGTCGCCGCGCCGGGGCTGTCGGCGTCGTTGGCGAACCTCGGCCTCGTCCTCGCGTTCGTCGGGCGGCAGACCGAAGCACTGGCCGCCACTCAGGAGGCGGTCGCGATCCGGCGGGTGCTGGCCGCCGAGAACCCCATGGCTTTCGAACCGGAGCTGGCCGCCTCGCTGACCAACCTGGTCGCCGATCTGCTCGCCCTCAACCGGCTCGCCGAAGGGTTGGCGACCGCCGAGGAAGCGGTCAGCAGCTACCGGCGGCTCACGGGCACCAGCCCGGGCCGCTTCGCCGGCGGGCTGGCCACCGCGCTGACCAACCTCTGCATCGCCCTCTTCGCGGCGGGCCGGGCGAAGGACGCGCACCGCGCCGGAACCGAGTCGGTCGAGATCTTCGAGGCGCTGGCACGGGTGTCGCCGGGCGTCTTCGAGGCAGACCTTGCCCGGGCCCGGGGGCTGGTCAAGGACCTTCGACGTAAGCGGCGCTAG
- a CDS encoding uridine kinase family protein, which yields MSLFVAVTGGTGSGKTTLAGSLSARLGADLSVLSLDDLVIGRAALAAAGRTVVDWDDPALWRWDDLRAHLADLKAGRPTVVDARSRESRAAGFRERRVVPRKTVLLVGHLALHDAAVARSFDVRVYLDLPEEELIRRRLGRPPAAENREPYLTRTLLPAHRRLVVPQRARATHVVDATGPPEAVADAVAAIIRAAS from the coding sequence GTGAGCCTGTTCGTCGCGGTGACCGGTGGGACCGGAAGCGGCAAGACGACGCTCGCCGGCTCGCTGTCGGCCCGCCTCGGTGCTGACCTGTCCGTGCTGTCGCTCGACGACCTGGTGATCGGGCGGGCGGCACTCGCCGCCGCCGGCCGGACCGTCGTCGACTGGGACGACCCGGCGCTGTGGCGTTGGGACGACCTGCGAGCCCACCTGGCCGACCTGAAAGCGGGCCGGCCGACCGTCGTCGACGCCCGGTCGCGGGAGAGCCGCGCCGCCGGCTTCCGGGAACGGCGGGTCGTGCCACGAAAGACCGTGCTGCTAGTCGGGCACCTCGCGTTGCACGACGCGGCCGTCGCCCGGAGCTTCGACGTCCGCGTCTACCTCGACCTGCCGGAGGAAGAGCTGATCCGGCGGCGACTGGGCCGGCCGCCGGCCGCGGAGAACCGCGAGCCCTACCTCACCCGCACCTTGCTGCCGGCGCACCGCAGGCTGGTCGTCCCGCAGCGCGCCCGCGCGACCCACGTCGTCGACGCGACCGGACCACCCGAGGCAGTGGCCGACGCGGTGGCAGCCATCATCCGAGCTGCAAGTTGA